The nucleotide sequence TGCAGGTGAACATGGGCAAGGATTCTTATCACCGTCAATCATCGCGATTATTGCTGGAAGCCTGCTGAGCTTGTTGTTATTCGTGCTACGTCAGCTGAAGCTGGAGGAACCGCTGTTAGATGTCAGGGTGTTCAAATATCAAAGCTATGCACGTGGAATTACGCTCTTTGTGTTCGTCATTATGGCGATGTTTGCCTCAGAAATTGTGATGCCGATGTATTTGCAAGGTCCGCTCGGCTACAGTGCAAAGGTAGCGGGGTTACTACTTCTGCCTGGAGCATTGTTAAACGGACTGATGTCGCCTGTAATGGGTAATCTATTTGATAAATACGGTCCGCGCAAGCTGATCATTCCAGGCACAATCGTATTATCAAGTGTGATGCTTTTCTTTAGTAAAATTAATGCATCCGTGCCGGTAGGCTTTTTCATTTTTGCGTATATTGTGTTGATGCTGTCAATTTCAGCGATTATGATGCCAGCGCAGACGAACGGCTTGAACGCCCTGCCGAAGCATTTGTATCCGCATGGGACAGCGATTGCGAATACACTGCAGCCAGTCGGAGGTGCTCTTGGTGTGTCGGTGTTCGTCAGTATTATGACACAAGGGAAGAATGGCTACCTGGCTGAGCAAACAGGTCCAATGACAGAGCAGATGATGAATGAGGCGATGACGCTTGGTGTTCATCATGCCTATTGGTTTGCGTTAAGCTTAAGTCTTGTTGCCTTCCTTATTTCGCTCTTTGTGAAAAAAGCGGTTGCGCCAGATTTTGAACCGACTGAACATGCTGAGCAACCCATTAAAACCTGAAATTTCCTTTTGATTCTGTTATTGTTTTAACTACAGTATTGTGCGGAAGGAACGGATTAAGATGAGTCGAATTGTTGATATCGAAAGCTCAAGAATTAAAAATTTCATTGAATTTCAGCGAGATCCGCTTCATTTTTTAGTGAGGTTAGTGGGCAAAGGTGATGTTATTTCTCTGCGGACTAGTACGTTTCAATCAGCTTATGTCGTCAATTCGCCTGAGTTTGTGCGTGCTGTCTTAGTGACACATGAACAAGAAATGAAGAAGGGCCGTTCATCGGATGTATTGCGCCGGACAGTCGGGGATGGGCTGCTGACTGCAGAGAATGAAAAGCACCGCCAGCAACGGAAGTATATGCAGCCAGCTTTTTATAAGGAGCGGATCGAAGCGTATGCACAGACGGTCATTCGTGAGGCTGAGAAATTAGCGCAAAAGCTTGAGCACGGCCAGACCGTTGATGTTCACAGTGAGATGATGAAGCTGACGTTATCGATTATAACGAAAACAATGTTTGATACATCCGTAGA is from Bacillus tianshenii and encodes:
- a CDS encoding MDR family MFS transporter, translating into MEAKVNTKAILITFMIGAFFAILNETLLNIALTELMNVFEVPAPTVQWLATGFMLVMGVLMPISALLIQSFTTRQMFIGVMSIFLAGTVIAASAVNFPMLLAGRMIQAIGTGLLIPVIMNAILLLYRPEVRGKIMGTFGLVIMFAPAIGPTLSGVIVDMLGWRWLFLSVIPFAIFSILFALKYLQNVGEVTKPKVDVLSIVLSTIGIAGIIYGFSSAGEHGQGFLSPSIIAIIAGSLLSLLLFVLRQLKLEEPLLDVRVFKYQSYARGITLFVFVIMAMFASEIVMPMYLQGPLGYSAKVAGLLLLPGALLNGLMSPVMGNLFDKYGPRKLIIPGTIVLSSVMLFFSKINASVPVGFFIFAYIVLMLSISAIMMPAQTNGLNALPKHLYPHGTAIANTLQPVGGALGVSVFVSIMTQGKNGYLAEQTGPMTEQMMNEAMTLGVHHAYWFALSLSLVAFLISLFVKKAVAPDFEPTEHAEQPIKT